A single Curtobacterium sp. MCSS17_015 DNA region contains:
- a CDS encoding glycosyltransferase family A protein, whose translation MSRTVPSDTPETSAGIRLGVIVPAWNEARLVPGLLDALRDQVDPDFTVVVCDNGSTDGTERIVADHVRRHALSWQVVVERQKGTGAASDTAARAAIAAGCTHLVRTDADCLPAPDWTATVKRLFAETDHLFFGGLTLPRRDDFPVGPLRYRFLCVVNEVAIWCGRLLPENRGRQYQGPYVMVAGNNLAITSELYERVGGFPRTAIEDTHEDRDLTNAVRRVTDRYGLHREMVVTMSVRRIAVWGIVRSLAWYAGHRYRPRSTSTVDVRP comes from the coding sequence ATGTCCCGTACCGTCCCGTCCGACACACCCGAGACGAGCGCCGGCATCCGTCTCGGTGTCATCGTCCCCGCCTGGAACGAGGCGCGCCTCGTGCCCGGTCTGCTCGACGCGCTCCGCGACCAGGTCGACCCGGACTTCACCGTCGTCGTCTGCGACAACGGGTCGACCGACGGCACGGAGCGGATCGTCGCCGACCACGTCCGTCGGCACGCCCTGTCCTGGCAGGTCGTCGTCGAGCGGCAGAAGGGCACCGGTGCCGCATCGGACACCGCCGCCCGCGCCGCGATCGCCGCCGGGTGCACGCACCTCGTCCGGACGGATGCGGACTGCCTCCCGGCCCCGGACTGGACCGCCACCGTCAAGCGCCTGTTCGCCGAGACGGACCACCTGTTCTTCGGCGGCCTGACGCTGCCACGGCGCGACGACTTCCCGGTCGGGCCGCTCCGCTACCGGTTCCTGTGCGTCGTCAACGAGGTCGCGATCTGGTGTGGGCGCCTCCTGCCGGAGAACCGGGGCAGGCAGTACCAGGGCCCCTACGTGATGGTCGCCGGGAACAACCTCGCCATCACCAGCGAGCTGTACGAGCGCGTCGGCGGGTTCCCGCGGACCGCCATCGAGGACACGCACGAGGACCGTGACCTCACCAACGCCGTCCGGCGGGTGACGGACCGGTACGGCCTGCACCGCGAGATGGTCGTCACGATGTCCGTCCGCAGGATCGCCGTGTGGGGCATCGTCCGGTCGCTCGCCTGGTACGCCGGCCACCGGTACCGCCCGCGGTCCACGAGCACGGTGGACGTCCGACCGTGA
- a CDS encoding cytochrome P450: MTGIDARAARRATREDRRVVLHAHRAGYLALRGITRLGRVVRVPGLGVVVSDAARMRQILLDPVTYSKVGPGGSDRLWTPIIGPRGLLNMDGEEHAHLRRKLTPLFSQRFLRSIVDEVLTPEMDRFEDAVSRGEDVDVVTVIERAAALIICRLTGYPEDDAAAQLARAREILGFVTLTTKEFSGVQLAVIHEKLAVLNRSTRRAYRDADTGTVPALMRAEGISEEDTVSVVTAMIVAGTETIVSFVPRFTNLVIESGYLDHLTEHPEDVPTAVAEAMRVTVPSPVMIRSVLRDHRIDGVRVRAGERIVLANVFACARAGDFDPFRTVPKEMRQLWFGAGAHFCIGMPLATLEAEVFAAALARAAASGPLRIRARVRKQRTMAASYSRLVIRAEGAT; the protein is encoded by the coding sequence GTGACCGGCATCGACGCCCGCGCCGCTCGCCGCGCCACCCGGGAGGACCGCCGCGTCGTCCTGCACGCCCACCGCGCCGGGTACCTGGCGCTCCGCGGGATCACCCGGCTCGGCCGGGTCGTGCGGGTCCCCGGTCTCGGGGTCGTCGTCAGCGACGCGGCGCGGATGCGACAGATCCTCCTCGACCCCGTCACCTACTCGAAGGTCGGGCCGGGAGGCTCGGACCGGCTCTGGACGCCCATCATCGGTCCGAGGGGCCTGCTCAACATGGACGGGGAGGAGCACGCGCACCTGCGCCGGAAGCTCACTCCCCTGTTCTCGCAGCGGTTCCTCCGCAGCATCGTCGACGAGGTGCTCACCCCGGAGATGGACCGGTTCGAGGACGCGGTGAGCCGAGGCGAGGACGTCGACGTCGTGACCGTCATCGAACGCGCGGCCGCGCTCATCATCTGTCGCTTGACCGGGTACCCGGAGGACGACGCCGCCGCGCAGCTCGCACGGGCTCGCGAGATCCTCGGCTTCGTCACCCTGACGACGAAGGAGTTCTCGGGTGTGCAACTCGCCGTCATCCACGAGAAGCTCGCCGTCCTCAACCGCAGCACCCGCAGGGCGTACCGGGACGCCGACACCGGGACGGTCCCGGCGCTCATGCGGGCCGAGGGCATCAGCGAGGAGGACACCGTCTCGGTCGTCACGGCGATGATCGTCGCGGGCACCGAGACCATCGTCAGCTTCGTCCCCCGCTTCACCAACCTCGTCATCGAGTCCGGGTACCTCGACCACCTGACCGAGCACCCCGAGGACGTCCCGACGGCCGTCGCCGAAGCGATGCGCGTGACGGTCCCCTCGCCGGTGATGATCCGGAGCGTGCTGCGGGACCACCGCATCGACGGCGTCCGGGTCCGTGCCGGTGAGCGGATCGTCCTCGCGAACGTCTTCGCCTGCGCCCGGGCTGGCGACTTCGACCCGTTCCGCACCGTCCCGAAGGAGATGCGCCAGCTGTGGTTCGGTGCGGGGGCGCACTTCTGCATCGGGATGCCGCTGGCGACGCTCGAGGCCGAGGTGTTCGCCGCGGCACTCGCCCGCGCGGCCGCGTCCGGGCCGCTCCGGATCCGGGCCCGGGTGCGGAAGCAGCGCACGATGGCGGCCTCGTACAGCCGACTCGTGATCCGCGCGGAGGGGGCGACGTGA
- a CDS encoding flagellar hook protein FlgE: MLRSLYSGISGLRSHQQMLDVTGNNIANVNTVGYKTSTTVFQDTLSQMTQGAGGPQTGVGGTNPAQIGLGVQVAGVSTNFAQGSAQATGKATDLMISGDGFFVTRLGNDTVYSRAGAFDFDADGRLVTADGKIVQGYSATNGVVDDGGQMTDIRLPIDTAAPATVTTAAGVTGNLPAETAVGVTITRDATVYDQGGAKHTLSLAYTKTNAGWSVVASNGQGASATGAITFAADGKIASGATLRVGGIAVDMRDLSGFAGLNTASISSQNGQAAGALQSYSISKDGTVLGSFSNGASLAIGRIALATFANPAGLEKTGASGYRATANSGEATVAVAGSAGVGTLASGTLEMSNVDLSQEFTNLIVAQRGFQANARIITTSDEVLQELTNLKR; the protein is encoded by the coding sequence ATGCTCCGCTCGCTCTACTCCGGCATCTCCGGCCTCCGCTCGCACCAGCAGATGCTCGACGTCACCGGCAACAACATCGCCAACGTGAACACCGTCGGGTACAAGACCTCGACCACCGTGTTCCAGGACACCCTCTCGCAGATGACGCAGGGCGCCGGCGGGCCGCAGACCGGCGTCGGCGGCACGAACCCCGCCCAGATCGGCCTCGGTGTGCAGGTCGCCGGTGTCTCGACGAACTTCGCGCAGGGCTCCGCCCAGGCCACCGGCAAGGCGACCGACCTGATGATCTCGGGCGACGGCTTCTTCGTCACCCGTCTCGGCAACGACACGGTGTACAGCCGCGCCGGAGCGTTCGACTTCGACGCCGACGGCCGCCTCGTCACCGCCGACGGCAAGATCGTGCAGGGCTACTCGGCCACGAACGGCGTCGTCGACGACGGCGGGCAGATGACGGACATCCGGTTGCCGATCGACACCGCCGCGCCCGCGACCGTCACGACCGCCGCGGGCGTCACCGGCAACCTCCCCGCCGAGACCGCCGTCGGCGTCACGATCACCCGCGACGCCACCGTGTACGACCAGGGCGGCGCCAAGCACACCCTGTCCCTCGCGTACACGAAGACGAACGCCGGTTGGTCCGTCGTGGCGTCGAACGGCCAGGGCGCCTCCGCGACCGGTGCGATCACGTTCGCTGCCGACGGGAAGATCGCCAGCGGAGCCACCCTCCGCGTCGGTGGGATCGCGGTCGACATGCGGGACCTCTCCGGCTTCGCGGGCCTCAACACCGCGTCGATCTCGTCGCAGAACGGTCAGGCTGCCGGGGCGCTGCAGAGCTACTCCATCTCCAAGGACGGAACCGTGCTCGGGTCGTTCTCCAACGGCGCGTCGCTCGCCATCGGTCGGATCGCCCTGGCGACGTTCGCGAACCCGGCCGGCCTCGAGAAGACCGGCGCGTCGGGCTACCGTGCGACGGCGAACTCGGGGGAGGCGACCGTCGCCGTCGCCGGGTCCGCCGGTGTCGGCACCCTGGCGTCGGGCACGCTCGAGATGTCGAACGTCGACCTGTCGCAGGAGTTCACGAACCTCATCGTGGCCCAGCGCGGGTTCCAGGCGAACGCGCGCATCATCACCACCTCGGACGAGGTGCTGCAGGAGCTCACCAACCTGAAGCGCTGA
- a CDS encoding peptide chain release factor 3 translates to MTGPAVVEVASAGLVQREASRRRTVAVIAHPDAGKSTLTESLTLAADAIDEAGAVKGKATRRATVSDWMEIERSRGISISSAVVQLDAGGTLINVVDTPGHADFSEDTYRALAAVDCAVMLIDAAKGMEAQTIRLFEVCRTRDIPVIAVVNKWDRPGREALDLLDELEERTGRTPTPVTWPVGEAGDLRGLVDTATGTLTTFESTGGGHLPVATGHPAGAAAELLGAAWQTALEEVELTREVRGLPDEGDFHDRMSMPVFFGVATKHVGTVDLLRFLRDAAPAALPRRTQDGAARPVTEPFAAQVFKVQANMDPAHHDQVAFVRICSGRFDRGMMLTHAQSGRRFNTKHALSVFGRERDTVDVAWPGDVVGLVNATMLHPGDTLFSEEAVEFEPLPRFAPEMFATVAPTDPSTAKKFRKGMQQLAGEGVVQLLHSERRTAQAPMVGVVGSLQLEVLTSRLMAEFGTAVRVEPLPWTMVRTVTDADFAILEKRRDLEIVTTDRDRYGLFRDQWHLNSVMRELSGLELPAPV, encoded by the coding sequence ATGACCGGCCCCGCTGTGGTCGAGGTCGCTTCGGCCGGCCTCGTGCAGCGCGAGGCCTCACGCCGTCGGACCGTCGCCGTCATCGCGCACCCGGACGCGGGCAAGTCGACGCTGACCGAGTCGCTCACCCTCGCGGCCGACGCCATCGACGAAGCCGGCGCGGTCAAGGGGAAGGCGACCCGTCGTGCCACGGTCTCCGACTGGATGGAGATCGAGCGGAGCCGCGGCATCTCCATCAGCTCCGCGGTCGTCCAGCTCGACGCCGGTGGGACGCTCATCAACGTCGTGGACACGCCGGGGCACGCGGACTTCTCCGAGGACACCTACCGGGCCCTCGCCGCCGTCGACTGCGCCGTGATGCTCATCGACGCCGCCAAGGGCATGGAGGCCCAGACGATCCGGCTGTTCGAGGTGTGCCGCACCCGCGACATCCCCGTCATCGCAGTCGTCAACAAGTGGGACCGGCCCGGGCGCGAGGCGCTCGACCTGCTCGACGAACTCGAGGAGCGCACCGGCCGCACCCCCACCCCGGTCACCTGGCCGGTCGGTGAGGCCGGTGACCTGCGCGGTCTCGTCGACACCGCGACGGGAACCCTCACGACGTTCGAGTCGACCGGCGGCGGACACCTCCCCGTCGCGACCGGACACCCGGCCGGAGCAGCGGCCGAGCTGCTCGGCGCCGCCTGGCAGACCGCCCTGGAAGAGGTCGAACTCACCCGAGAGGTCCGCGGCCTGCCCGACGAGGGCGACTTCCACGACCGGATGAGCATGCCGGTCTTCTTCGGCGTCGCCACCAAGCACGTCGGCACCGTCGACCTGCTGCGCTTCCTCCGCGACGCCGCTCCCGCCGCCCTGCCCCGCCGCACCCAGGACGGCGCCGCCCGCCCGGTGACCGAGCCCTTCGCCGCGCAGGTCTTCAAGGTGCAGGCCAACATGGACCCCGCGCACCACGACCAGGTCGCCTTCGTGCGCATCTGCTCCGGCCGCTTCGACCGGGGCATGATGCTGACGCACGCCCAGTCCGGTCGGCGTTTCAACACCAAGCACGCACTGAGTGTGTTCGGGCGTGAGCGTGACACCGTCGACGTGGCCTGGCCCGGCGACGTCGTCGGCCTCGTCAACGCGACGATGCTGCACCCCGGCGACACGCTGTTCAGCGAGGAGGCCGTCGAGTTCGAACCGCTCCCCCGCTTCGCTCCGGAGATGTTCGCCACCGTCGCCCCCACCGACCCGAGCACGGCGAAGAAGTTCCGGAAGGGCATGCAGCAGCTCGCCGGGGAAGGCGTCGTCCAGCTGCTGCACTCCGAGCGTCGGACCGCGCAGGCGCCGATGGTCGGCGTCGTCGGGTCGCTGCAGCTGGAGGTCCTCACCTCCCGCCTGATGGCGGAGTTCGGCACCGCCGTCCGGGTCGAGCCGTTGCCGTGGACCATGGTGCGCACCGTCACGGACGCGGACTTCGCGATCCTCGAGAAGCGTCGCGACCTCGAGATCGTCACCACCGACCGCGACCGGTACGGACTGTTCCGCGACCAGTGGCACCTCAACTCGGTGATGCGCGAGCTGTCGGGCCTGGAACTGCCGGCGCCCGTCTGA
- a CDS encoding alternate-type signal peptide domain-containing protein has protein sequence MHKIVTGVVASASGLALLLGGAGTFALWNAEASTRPATVSSGTLALSANPDGVWTDITNGRSDVVDITTVRMVPGNAYQFHQTLDVTATGDELTADLSWVPQSITGDAELIAASTQSLSLASTSSSLAPAGRTSWTVTPTDGTSVLDVTFTIGLSSDVTTGKGQSIDLSGIAFTLNQKPIGP, from the coding sequence ATGCACAAGATCGTCACCGGTGTCGTCGCCAGTGCCAGCGGCCTCGCCCTCCTCCTCGGCGGCGCGGGCACCTTCGCGCTCTGGAACGCCGAGGCCTCCACCCGTCCAGCGACGGTCTCCTCCGGCACGCTCGCGCTGTCCGCGAACCCGGACGGCGTGTGGACGGACATCACGAACGGTCGGTCGGACGTGGTCGACATCACGACGGTGCGGATGGTCCCCGGCAACGCGTACCAGTTCCACCAGACGCTGGACGTGACGGCGACCGGCGACGAGCTGACGGCGGACCTGTCCTGGGTGCCGCAGAGCATCACGGGCGACGCGGAACTCATCGCCGCGTCGACGCAGTCCCTGTCGCTCGCCTCCACCAGCTCGAGCCTCGCGCCCGCGGGCCGCACCTCGTGGACCGTGACACCGACGGACGGTACCTCGGTCCTCGACGTCACCTTCACGATCGGGCTGTCGTCGGACGTCACGACGGGCAAGGGACAGTCCATCGACCTCAGCGGCATCGCCTTCACGCTCAACCAGAAGCCGATCGGGCCCTGA
- a CDS encoding Na+/H+ antiporter → MELIAPELVVVLVVAIAVATAVSNRVRIAPPVLLLAFGAGIAFIPVFGELELPADAVLLLFLPALLYWESLTISLREIRANLRGIVLMGTLLVVLTAGGVATLLHLLGMPWGPAWVLGAAVAPTDATAVGALTRSLPRRNTTVLRAESLVNDGTTLVIYGIAVAVTAGEQELTFWNVSGMLLLSYVGGIAAGLLTSWLGMLVLRRVHAVVLENLLTLLVPFAAFLVAEAVHASGVLAVVVAGLVVSQVAPKLDRAETRQQVRSFWSFATFLLNAALFVLVGIEATISVRALTGGEIAVGLGLIGAVSLAVVVLRFAFLNLTWGTVRLVTLRTGGSPREGHRDRLVSGLTGFRGAVSLAAAVAVPRMVESGGAFPDRDLIVFVTAGVVVVTIVGQSLVLPAVVRWAAFDGSGEVLEERRSAERTALEEALDALPRLARKTGADAEIVDRIRADYEGHLALVEAEESEDDDHPLLQQRGAAVELELALVRLKAATVLRLRDQGEIDDLVLRQVRAEYDAEETRLLRLDQRD, encoded by the coding sequence ATGGAACTCATCGCACCCGAACTGGTCGTCGTGCTCGTGGTCGCGATCGCCGTCGCCACCGCCGTCTCGAACCGCGTGCGCATCGCACCCCCGGTGCTGCTCCTCGCCTTCGGCGCAGGCATCGCGTTCATCCCCGTGTTCGGGGAGTTGGAGCTGCCGGCGGACGCGGTGCTCCTGCTCTTCCTGCCGGCGCTGTTGTACTGGGAGAGCCTGACCATCTCGTTGCGCGAGATCCGCGCCAACCTCCGGGGCATCGTGCTGATGGGCACGCTCCTGGTCGTGCTGACCGCCGGCGGGGTCGCGACGCTCCTGCACCTGCTCGGGATGCCGTGGGGTCCCGCGTGGGTGCTCGGCGCGGCCGTCGCCCCGACCGACGCCACCGCCGTCGGGGCGTTGACCCGGTCGCTGCCGCGGCGCAACACCACGGTCCTCCGTGCCGAGTCGCTCGTCAACGACGGCACGACGCTGGTGATCTACGGCATCGCGGTCGCGGTGACGGCGGGGGAGCAGGAGCTCACGTTCTGGAACGTGTCCGGCATGCTCCTGCTGTCGTACGTCGGCGGGATCGCCGCGGGGCTGCTGACCTCGTGGCTCGGGATGCTCGTCCTCCGTCGCGTGCACGCGGTCGTCCTCGAGAACCTGCTGACGCTGCTCGTGCCGTTCGCCGCGTTCCTCGTGGCCGAGGCGGTGCACGCGTCCGGAGTCCTGGCGGTCGTCGTGGCGGGCCTCGTCGTCAGCCAGGTCGCGCCGAAGCTCGACCGGGCGGAGACGCGGCAGCAGGTCCGGTCCTTCTGGTCGTTCGCCACGTTCCTGCTGAACGCCGCGCTCTTCGTGCTCGTCGGCATCGAGGCGACGATCTCGGTCCGTGCCCTGACGGGCGGGGAGATCGCGGTCGGCCTCGGGCTCATCGGCGCCGTGTCGCTGGCCGTCGTCGTGCTCCGGTTCGCGTTCCTCAACCTCACCTGGGGCACGGTGCGGCTCGTGACGCTCCGGACGGGAGGCTCACCCCGCGAGGGACACCGCGACCGGTTGGTGAGCGGGTTGACCGGGTTCCGCGGCGCGGTCTCGCTCGCGGCGGCGGTGGCCGTCCCACGGATGGTGGAGAGCGGCGGCGCGTTCCCGGACCGGGACCTCATCGTCTTCGTCACGGCCGGCGTCGTCGTGGTGACGATCGTCGGACAGTCGCTCGTGCTGCCCGCGGTCGTCCGGTGGGCGGCGTTCGACGGCAGCGGCGAAGTGCTCGAGGAGCGTCGGTCGGCGGAGCGCACCGCACTCGAGGAGGCCCTCGACGCGCTGCCGCGTCTGGCCCGGAAGACCGGGGCGGACGCCGAGATCGTCGACCGGATCCGTGCGGACTACGAGGGACACCTGGCGCTCGTGGAGGCCGAAGAGAGCGAGGACGACGACCACCCGCTCCTGCAGCAGCGCGGCGCGGCGGTGGAACTCGAACTGGCGCTCGTGCGTCTCAAGGCCGCCACGGTCCTGCGGCTGCGTGACCAGGGGGAGATCGACGACCTCGTGCTCCGGCAGGTGCGTGCCGAGTACGACGCCGAGGAGACCCGACTGCTCCGCCTCGACCAGCGCGACTGA
- a CDS encoding NAD(P)-dependent oxidoreductase: MRSAVAVTGGSGFVGGRVIRALQQEGHHVIDLGRRPARGDADEHVHVDLTAGPSGVPRLGDVPLVHCAAEVRDGFDRAVLDRNLRIMESALALTTGRVVHVSSSSVYDLARPSVDAQPGEATGRYRWFGTYGESKYANERQLVAARRDAAVILRPHAVYGPGDGTLLPQVLRASRHGVLPLPRGGRAPHALTWVDNLAAAVIAALRADVDGTHALNVTDGDPVPIGDAFRAVAGGPLAVLHVPMRTARHVAAVMRGRLGISPYAVRQLGLERTYDLSRTTDLLGWVPEPGTLGRLTGLRHPVPVH, from the coding sequence GTGAGGAGTGCCGTCGCCGTCACCGGCGGGAGCGGGTTCGTGGGGGGCCGGGTCATCCGGGCCCTGCAGCAGGAGGGGCACCACGTCATCGACCTCGGACGGCGCCCCGCTCGGGGCGACGCCGACGAGCACGTCCACGTCGACCTGACCGCCGGTCCCTCCGGGGTGCCGCGGCTCGGTGACGTCCCGCTCGTGCACTGTGCCGCGGAGGTCCGGGACGGGTTCGACCGTGCCGTGCTCGACCGGAACCTCCGGATCATGGAGTCCGCGCTCGCCCTCACGACGGGCAGGGTCGTCCACGTCAGCTCGTCGTCCGTGTACGACCTCGCGCGCCCGTCCGTCGATGCGCAGCCCGGCGAAGCGACCGGACGGTACCGCTGGTTCGGCACCTACGGCGAATCGAAGTACGCCAACGAACGGCAGCTCGTGGCGGCCCGTCGGGACGCAGCGGTCATCCTCCGGCCGCACGCCGTCTACGGTCCCGGTGACGGGACGTTGCTCCCGCAGGTGCTCCGTGCTTCACGCCACGGGGTCCTCCCGCTCCCGCGGGGTGGACGGGCGCCCCATGCGCTCACCTGGGTCGACAACCTCGCTGCGGCCGTCATCGCAGCGCTCCGCGCCGACGTCGACGGCACGCACGCGCTGAACGTCACCGACGGCGACCCCGTCCCGATCGGCGACGCGTTCCGAGCCGTGGCCGGCGGACCGCTGGCGGTCCTCCACGTGCCGATGCGGACCGCTCGACACGTCGCCGCTGTCATGCGTGGCCGACTCGGGATCTCGCCGTACGCCGTCCGTCAGCTCGGTCTCGAGCGCACCTACGACCTCAGCCGCACGACGGATCTGCTCGGCTGGGTCCCGGAGCCCGGGACGCTGGGACGTCTGACGGGTCTCCGCCACCCCGTCCCGGTCCACTGA
- a CDS encoding SDR family oxidoreductase translates to MDITGSVALVTGANRGIGRGFVEHLLERGAAKVYATARRPELVDVPGVEVLPLDITDPASVAAAAAAATDVTLLVNNAGISTSGSLVTGDLASARSAMDTHLWGTLEMVRAFAPVIERNGGGAIVNVLSALSWFAAPGAGGYAAAKAAEWNMTNSVRSELASRGITVQGLHLGAADTDMMAEYDGPKTAPTEVARLALDGVERDTAEVLVDDWSRLVKASLAGDPVDFAAQLG, encoded by the coding sequence ATGGACATCACCGGATCGGTCGCCCTCGTCACCGGCGCGAACCGCGGCATCGGCCGGGGCTTCGTCGAGCACCTCCTCGAGCGCGGCGCCGCCAAGGTCTACGCGACGGCCCGGCGACCGGAGCTCGTCGACGTCCCCGGGGTCGAGGTGCTGCCCCTCGACATCACCGACCCCGCGTCGGTCGCTGCGGCTGCCGCTGCGGCGACCGACGTCACCCTGCTCGTGAACAACGCCGGGATCTCGACGTCGGGCTCGCTCGTCACCGGCGACCTCGCGAGTGCGCGGTCCGCGATGGACACGCACCTCTGGGGCACGCTCGAGATGGTCCGGGCGTTCGCTCCGGTCATCGAACGCAACGGCGGCGGCGCGATCGTCAACGTCCTGTCGGCGCTCTCCTGGTTCGCCGCACCGGGTGCGGGCGGGTACGCGGCCGCGAAGGCCGCCGAGTGGAACATGACGAACAGCGTCCGCTCCGAGCTCGCGAGCCGCGGCATCACCGTCCAGGGCCTGCACCTCGGTGCTGCGGACACCGACATGATGGCCGAGTACGACGGGCCGAAGACCGCACCGACGGAGGTCGCCCGCCTCGCGCTCGACGGTGTGGAGCGTGACACGGCCGAGGTCCTGGTCGATGACTGGAGCCGCCTCGTCAAGGCGTCCCTCGCCGGCGACCCGGTGGACTTCGCCGCGCAGCTCGGCTGA
- a CDS encoding ABC transporter ATP-binding protein yields MSTLPVRLRSVTVRRGGRTVLHRADAVFEPGSVTVVAGANGSGKSTLLETVAGVLPAVEGTVSGVSPRSVAHVAQSVSIPGPPLTVRATVAMGRWAALPWWRPLRARDRAVVDEQLARLDLDDLADRPLAELSGGQRQRALVATGLAQRAPVLLVDEPTAGVDARSLGLVLDALATEARRGAVVVHAAHDPEALAAADRVLTLRGGTLS; encoded by the coding sequence GTGTCGACCCTCCCCGTGCGCCTCCGTTCCGTGACCGTCCGACGCGGGGGACGCACCGTCCTCCACCGCGCCGACGCGGTCTTCGAACCCGGGTCCGTGACGGTCGTCGCGGGTGCGAACGGCTCCGGCAAGTCGACGCTGCTCGAGACCGTCGCCGGGGTCCTCCCCGCGGTCGAGGGCACCGTCAGCGGCGTGTCACCGCGCTCGGTCGCGCACGTCGCCCAGTCGGTGTCGATCCCGGGGCCGCCGCTCACCGTCCGCGCGACCGTGGCGATGGGGCGGTGGGCCGCGCTCCCCTGGTGGCGTCCCCTCCGCGCCCGGGACCGGGCCGTCGTCGACGAACAGCTCGCCCGCCTCGACCTCGACGACCTGGCGGACCGCCCCCTCGCCGAACTCTCCGGCGGACAACGGCAGCGTGCGCTCGTCGCGACCGGGCTCGCCCAACGCGCGCCGGTGCTGCTCGTGGACGAACCGACGGCGGGCGTCGACGCCCGCTCGCTCGGCCTCGTCCTGGACGCCCTCGCGACCGAGGCCCGCCGCGGCGCGGTCGTCGTGCACGCGGCCCACGACCCCGAGGCGCTCGCCGCGGCCGACCGGGTGCTCACCCTCCGCGGCGGCACCCTGTCCTGA
- a CDS encoding SMP-30/gluconolactonase/LRE family protein, with the protein MHTTLQSATDVVTGIRFPEGNRWYRGRLWYSDMHTGEVFSIDPGTEDGPRLETTVDGQSSGLGWLPDGRLIVSAMESRTVVAVDAAGTTSVFADLSATEPSLLNDLVVDPESGRTYIGAFGYDLYGGEELRPGPLYVIDPDGSSRLAADGLVFPNSANVLPGTRTLVVSETWGGRLTAFDIEPDGSLTGRREWAALPDGVTPDGSTVDSEGAIWVCSVDTGEFLRVVEGGEVTDRIDAPGLCAIDCALGGPDGRTLYLATADSYDPATTAQTRAGRISAVQVAVPGPSTVARDGA; encoded by the coding sequence GTGCACACCACCCTGCAGTCCGCGACCGACGTCGTCACCGGTATCCGCTTCCCCGAGGGGAACCGCTGGTACCGCGGCCGGCTCTGGTACTCCGACATGCACACGGGCGAGGTCTTCTCGATCGACCCCGGCACGGAGGACGGGCCGCGTCTGGAGACCACCGTGGACGGCCAGTCGTCCGGGCTCGGGTGGTTGCCCGACGGACGGCTCATCGTCAGCGCGATGGAGTCCCGCACGGTCGTGGCGGTGGACGCCGCGGGGACGACGAGCGTCTTCGCGGACCTGTCCGCCACCGAGCCGTCGCTCCTGAACGACCTGGTCGTCGACCCGGAGAGCGGCCGCACGTACATCGGCGCGTTCGGGTACGACCTGTACGGCGGCGAGGAGTTGCGCCCCGGCCCGCTGTACGTGATCGACCCGGACGGCTCCTCCCGGCTCGCTGCGGACGGACTGGTGTTCCCGAACAGTGCGAACGTGTTGCCCGGGACGCGGACCCTGGTGGTCAGCGAGACCTGGGGTGGCCGTCTGACCGCGTTCGACATCGAGCCGGACGGCAGCCTGACGGGACGGCGCGAGTGGGCGGCGTTGCCGGACGGGGTCACGCCGGACGGGAGCACGGTGGACAGCGAGGGGGCGATCTGGGTCTGCTCGGTCGACACGGGCGAGTTCCTGCGCGTCGTCGAGGGCGGCGAGGTCACGGACCGCATCGACGCACCCGGCCTCTGCGCGATCGACTGCGCACTCGGCGGACCCGACGGCCGGACGCTGTACCTCGCCACCGCGGACAGCTACGACCCGGCCACCACCGCGCAGACACGCGCGGGGCGGATCAGCGCCGTGCAGGTCGCCGTCCCCGGGCCGTCGACCGTCGCGCGGGACGGTGCCTGA
- a CDS encoding MerR family transcriptional regulator, whose protein sequence is MRIGDLAAETGVSVRSLRYYEEQGMLAATRTGSGQRTYGADAVDRVRLVQQLFAAGLPSRTIVQLLPCVDAGRATPESFALLVQERDRITAQLAELTAARDRLDEVIHISEHPTPEHCPALRTGAEAVVTAAA, encoded by the coding sequence ATGCGCATCGGGGACCTCGCTGCCGAGACCGGGGTGAGCGTCCGCTCGCTCCGCTACTACGAGGAGCAGGGGATGCTCGCCGCGACCCGCACCGGGAGCGGACAACGGACCTACGGTGCGGACGCCGTGGACCGCGTGCGGCTGGTCCAGCAACTCTTCGCCGCCGGGCTGCCGAGCCGGACCATCGTGCAGCTCCTGCCGTGCGTCGACGCGGGTCGCGCGACCCCGGAGAGCTTCGCCCTGCTCGTGCAGGAGCGCGACCGGATCACGGCCCAGCTCGCCGAGCTCACGGCGGCGCGGGACCGACTCGACGAGGTCATCCACATCAGCGAGCACCCGACACCGGAGCACTGCCCGGCACTGCGGACCGGGGCGGAAGCGGTCGTCACGGCGGCAGCCTGA